A stretch of Flavobacterium sp. N1994 DNA encodes these proteins:
- a CDS encoding YfiM family protein, whose translation MKVFKSLVFTLLLWCCQISFGQSAIDNFLKPSDTLSKKRLKTLVISESVIGTATLVGLNQLWYADYPRSNFHFINDNAEWLQMDKVGHVFSSYHLGSFGANTLKWTGASRKSQLIYGSTLGLAFMTTVEVFDGYSANWGASLGDVAANVAGTALYVSQELLWKEQRIVPKFSFHTTPYASARPNVLGSSVQEQILKDYNGQTYWLSANIYSFAKSSSFPKWLNIAIGYGAEGMITGDEGFTNSIFLPESKRFRQFYLSLDVDLTKIKTKSHLVKTILTVFNSIKIPAPTFEIKGSGGTQFHILYF comes from the coding sequence TTGAAAGTATTCAAAAGTTTAGTTTTTACACTGCTGTTGTGGTGTTGTCAAATTTCTTTCGGGCAAAGTGCTATTGATAATTTTTTAAAACCTTCTGACACTTTAAGTAAAAAGCGACTAAAAACGCTGGTTATTTCTGAATCTGTCATTGGAACAGCAACTTTGGTTGGTTTAAATCAACTTTGGTATGCCGATTATCCTCGTTCCAATTTTCATTTTATAAATGATAATGCAGAATGGCTTCAAATGGATAAAGTGGGTCATGTTTTTTCATCTTATCATTTAGGAAGTTTTGGCGCTAATACCTTAAAATGGACAGGAGCAAGTAGAAAAAGCCAATTAATTTATGGGTCAACTCTAGGTTTGGCATTTATGACCACTGTTGAGGTTTTTGACGGCTATTCCGCCAATTGGGGAGCTTCTTTAGGAGATGTTGCTGCGAATGTTGCTGGAACTGCTTTATATGTTTCTCAAGAACTATTATGGAAAGAGCAACGAATTGTTCCTAAGTTTTCATTTCATACCACTCCCTATGCTTCTGCAAGACCTAATGTTTTGGGAAGTTCTGTTCAAGAGCAAATTCTTAAAGATTATAACGGACAAACCTATTGGTTATCTGCTAATATTTATTCCTTTGCTAAATCAAGTTCTTTTCCAAAATGGTTAAATATCGCTATTGGTTATGGAGCAGAAGGTATGATTACGGGGGATGAAGGGTTTACCAATTCTATTTTCTTGCCAGAAAGTAAAAGATTCCGCCAATTTTATCTCAGTTTAGACGTTGATTTGACAAAAATAAAAACCAAATCACATTTAGTTAAGACAATTTTAACAGTTTTTAATTCCATCAAAATTCCTGCTCCAACGTTTGAAATCAAGGGCTCAGGAGGAACTCAATTTCACATTCTTTATTTTTAA
- the mltG gene encoding endolytic transglycosylase MltG codes for MNKSKIIKILGVVFIVFVAIIYIKFFTSDTNFEKDEIYVQIPTGSKYEDVQKIISPFVKNMSDFEFIANRRSYPENVKAGRFLLKKGMSAFQLVSAMRRNVPVKLAFNNQERLENLCERLSSQIEPDTTKLLATFRDTIFLKKNGFTKDNVFAMFLPNTYEVYWNITAEKFRNKMLDEYNRFWTKERITKATALNLTPVQVITVASIVHKESVKKSERPIIAGVYLNRLNQGMPLQADPTVIYALKLRDNDFNQVIKRVLYNDLFINSPYNTYKNIGLPPGPIAMPDVDAIDAVLNAEKHDYLYFCASVEKFGYHVFASTYEQHQVNAKKYADWLNEQGTNR; via the coding sequence TTGAACAAGAGTAAAATTATAAAGATTTTAGGTGTCGTTTTTATCGTTTTTGTAGCGATTATTTATATCAAATTTTTCACTTCGGATACCAATTTCGAAAAAGATGAAATTTATGTTCAAATTCCAACCGGTTCAAAATATGAAGATGTTCAGAAAATAATTTCGCCCTTTGTCAAAAACATGAGCGATTTTGAGTTCATTGCTAATCGTCGTTCCTATCCTGAAAATGTGAAAGCTGGACGTTTTTTGTTAAAAAAAGGAATGAGTGCTTTTCAATTGGTCTCAGCAATGAGGAGAAATGTTCCAGTAAAATTGGCTTTTAATAATCAGGAACGATTGGAAAATCTATGCGAACGCTTGAGCTCTCAAATTGAACCAGATACTACCAAACTTTTGGCAACTTTTCGTGATACCATTTTCTTGAAGAAAAACGGTTTTACAAAAGACAATGTTTTTGCTATGTTTTTGCCTAATACCTATGAAGTATATTGGAATATTACGGCTGAAAAATTCAGAAATAAAATGCTCGATGAATACAATCGCTTTTGGACAAAAGAGAGAATTACAAAGGCGACCGCTTTAAATTTAACTCCAGTTCAAGTAATTACTGTTGCATCTATAGTGCACAAAGAATCTGTTAAGAAAAGTGAGCGTCCAATAATTGCAGGAGTTTATCTTAACCGATTGAATCAAGGAATGCCTTTGCAAGCAGATCCTACAGTAATTTATGCTTTGAAACTAAGAGATAACGATTTTAACCAAGTAATCAAACGCGTTTTATACAACGATTTATTTATAAATTCTCCATACAATACCTATAAAAATATTGGTTTGCCTCCTGGACCAATTGCTATGCCTGATGTTGATGCCATTGATGCTGTTTTGAATGCTGAAAAACACGACTATCTTTATTTTTGTGCCAGCGTTGAAAAATTTGGCTATCATGTTTTTGCTTCAACTTACGAGCAGCATCAAGTAAATGCTAAAAAATATGCTGATTGGTTGAACGAACAAGGAACAAACAGATAA